From a single Dehalococcoidia bacterium genomic region:
- the thiE gene encoding thiamine phosphate synthase: MTSRPGLPYPCLALVTDRRRCRGPLDAAVERAVAGGVNLVELREKDLPAGELLALARRLRIVTHGRALLVVNDRVDVAMASDADGAHLPERGLSVRDARALLGAGRLVGRSVHSVAGALDAERDGADYAILGAIYATSSKPGVSPAGVGLVDEASRATRLPLLAIGGVTAERAPEVMAAGAWGVAVVSAILEANDPVDAARRLRAALDSAVALRHEGART, translated from the coding sequence ATGACCTCCCGTCCCGGTCTGCCCTATCCCTGCCTGGCGCTGGTCACGGACCGGCGGCGCTGCCGCGGCCCCCTGGACGCGGCGGTGGAACGGGCCGTCGCGGGCGGCGTCAACCTCGTCGAGCTGCGGGAGAAGGACCTGCCCGCCGGCGAGCTGCTGGCCCTGGCGCGGCGCCTTCGCATCGTCACGCACGGCAGGGCGCTGCTGGTCGTGAACGACCGCGTGGACGTGGCGATGGCCTCGGACGCGGACGGCGCGCACCTGCCGGAGCGGGGCCTGTCCGTGCGCGACGCGCGGGCGCTGCTGGGCGCGGGCCGTCTGGTTGGCCGCTCCGTCCACAGCGTCGCCGGTGCGCTGGACGCCGAGCGGGACGGCGCGGACTACGCCATCCTCGGCGCCATCTACGCGACGTCGTCCAAGCCGGGCGTCAGCCCCGCGGGCGTCGGCCTGGTGGACGAGGCGTCGCGCGCCACACGATTGCCTCTGCTCGCCATCGGCGGCGTCACTGCGGAGCGCGCGCCGGAGGTGATGGCCGCGGGCGCATGGGGCGTCGCCGTCGTCTCCGCCATCCTTGAGGCGAACGACCCCGTGGACGCGGCGCGGCGACTGCGCGCGGCGCTGGACTCTGCGGTCGCCCTGCGTCATGAGGGAGCGCGGACGTGA
- a CDS encoding MFS transporter, whose translation MRPSSATIDWRRNLYVLVVAQFLSSLGFSFVSPFFPLYIQQLGVPDASLAAFWAGVAQFASGMGGFLSGPIWGTLADRYGRRPMVLRAGFTGAVILALTGLAPNVGFIVLMRGLSGFFTGVITASLALAAAQAPRERVSFVVGTLQMAFFLGISTGPLLGGILADAVGYRIPFFVTGGLLLLGALLVLVFVRERFEPPKDQKSRSGPIQDVRMVLGMSAIVPMLVILLLVRFGPQMLQPTLAAFMQTLVTDGAASVAGTAFSLLGFVSAGASVFTGRLTRKEDLRLVTILSCFAAAVCYVPQLWVHSPALSTALVALTGIPIGVLMTSTAALISTTVAQEHQGAVFGVLQSVTALAFGLGPLLGGTLGATLGLRSVFLADAALFAALGAGVWMMRGPPRAAAAIPGEAAAPKSTPGSLGGS comes from the coding sequence GTGAGACCGTCATCCGCGACTATTGACTGGCGGCGCAACCTCTACGTGCTGGTCGTGGCGCAATTCCTCTCCAGCCTGGGGTTCAGCTTCGTCAGTCCCTTCTTCCCGTTGTACATCCAGCAGTTGGGCGTGCCGGACGCAAGCCTGGCCGCTTTCTGGGCCGGCGTGGCCCAGTTTGCCAGCGGGATGGGCGGCTTCTTGTCCGGCCCTATCTGGGGCACCCTCGCGGACCGGTACGGGCGCAGGCCGATGGTGCTGCGGGCCGGCTTCACGGGCGCGGTCATCCTCGCCCTGACAGGCCTTGCCCCCAACGTGGGCTTTATCGTCCTCATGCGCGGGCTATCGGGTTTCTTCACGGGGGTGATCACCGCCTCCCTGGCGCTGGCCGCGGCCCAGGCCCCCCGGGAGCGGGTGTCCTTCGTTGTGGGCACGCTCCAGATGGCCTTTTTCCTGGGAATTTCCACGGGCCCGCTGCTGGGCGGCATCCTGGCGGACGCCGTCGGTTACCGCATCCCCTTCTTCGTGACCGGGGGCCTCCTGCTCCTGGGGGCGCTCCTTGTCCTCGTCTTCGTGCGGGAGCGTTTTGAACCACCCAAAGATCAGAAGAGCAGGTCTGGCCCCATACAAGATGTTCGCATGGTCCTCGGCATGTCGGCCATTGTGCCCATGCTGGTCATTCTGCTCTTGGTCCGGTTTGGCCCCCAGATGCTCCAGCCTACCCTGGCCGCATTCATGCAGACCCTGGTCACGGACGGCGCCGCTTCGGTGGCGGGGACGGCCTTCTCCTTGCTGGGGTTCGTCAGCGCCGGCGCCTCCGTGTTCACGGGGCGGCTGACGCGAAAGGAAGATTTGCGGCTTGTGACCATCCTGTCGTGCTTCGCGGCTGCTGTGTGCTATGTGCCCCAGCTCTGGGTCCATTCGCCGGCGCTCTCGACGGCGCTGGTGGCGCTCACCGGAATTCCAATTGGGGTGCTGATGACGAGCACCGCCGCGCTGATCAGCACCACCGTCGCACAGGAGCACCAGGGCGCGGTGTTCGGGGTGCTCCAGAGTGTGACGGCGCTGGCGTTCGGGCTGGGCCCTCTGCTGGGCGGCACGCTGGGCGCGACTCTGGGGCTGCGCTCTGTCTTTCTGGCGGACGCGGCGCTGTTTGCCGCGCTGGGCGCGGGCGTGTGGATGATGCGAGGCCCTCCGCGTGCGGCGGCTGCCATTCCTGGAGAAGCGGCGGCGCCGAAGTCCACGCCGGGTTCGCTTGGCGGGAGCTAG
- a CDS encoding enoyl-CoA hydratase-related protein, whose translation MPYRLLDEDRYYRQPVLDPKEYKRVIYDPGLVTRIIFNRPRYLNAFSHALLAELEDAADRASADPECHVVVLSGAGPCFSSGDDNNGLTPESAPTLWDGDARPPAKLIEEYGSESAVWHQYNIEHDHLIHWLPTSKLRTIPKPTIAMVHGWCIFQGLNVASSMDMIFASEDAMFLGARADARAIWNVGPRKALELAYEHRFLTAREAYDYHRVNRIFPTRDVLERETMAFAYRIARQSPSALRRAKEEFLNTMDRFGFLAAVVDRTPHQMVWRQDAEEGHQMRYEGKGRARTPVALANLKAKLDSEGAEVPAHVRKALDRAAARDDKATWHKVLHAEWRDPKRVARADNSAQAYQESKAEFEGKKKAEMERRGLIKL comes from the coding sequence ATGCCTTACCGGCTGCTCGACGAGGACAGATATTACAGGCAGCCAGTCCTGGACCCCAAGGAGTATAAGCGCGTCATCTATGATCCAGGACTGGTGACCCGCATAATCTTCAACAGACCACGGTACCTGAATGCATTCAGCCACGCCCTGCTGGCTGAGCTGGAGGACGCCGCGGACCGCGCCTCCGCCGACCCGGAGTGCCACGTGGTCGTCTTGTCCGGAGCGGGCCCCTGTTTCTCATCCGGAGATGATAACAACGGGCTTACGCCGGAGTCAGCCCCCACGCTGTGGGACGGGGACGCAAGACCCCCCGCGAAGCTCATCGAGGAGTACGGCTCCGAGTCCGCGGTGTGGCACCAGTACAATATCGAGCACGACCACTTGATTCACTGGTTGCCCACCAGCAAACTGCGCACCATTCCAAAGCCCACCATAGCCATGGTGCACGGGTGGTGCATCTTTCAGGGACTGAACGTCGCTTCAAGCATGGACATGATCTTCGCCTCGGAGGATGCGATGTTCCTGGGCGCGAGGGCCGACGCCAGAGCGATATGGAACGTCGGTCCGCGCAAGGCCCTGGAGCTCGCGTACGAGCACCGTTTCCTGACCGCCCGCGAAGCCTACGATTATCACAGGGTCAATCGCATCTTCCCCACCCGCGACGTCCTTGAGCGGGAGACCATGGCCTTCGCGTACCGCATTGCCCGTCAGTCGCCCTCCGCTCTCCGTCGCGCTAAAGAGGAGTTCCTGAATACTATGGACCGATTCGGCTTTCTGGCGGCGGTTGTGGACCGGACTCCGCACCAGATGGTGTGGCGGCAGGATGCCGAGGAGGGACACCAGATGCGCTACGAAGGGAAAGGCAGGGCCCGGACCCCGGTGGCCCTGGCTAACCTGAAGGCCAAGCTCGATTCAGAAGGGGCGGAGGTCCCCGCGCATGTCAGGAAGGCGCTGGACAGGGCCGCCGCCAGGGACGATAAGGCGACCTGGCACAAGGTGCTCCATGCGGAGTGGAGAGACCCGAAGCGGGTAGCGCGCGCGGACAACAGCGCACAGGCCTATCAGGAGTCTAAGGCGGAATTCGAAGGGAAGAAGAAGGCAGAAATGGAACGGAGGGGCCTGATCAAGCTCTAA
- a CDS encoding MFS transporter yields the protein MTTPSAQARDQAETRNLYALTFVVFLSAVAFGSVAPLLPLFIQTLGVTAPDEAAFWAGIAHFASSLGAFFSGPFWGNLADRYGRRSMLLRATVGGIVVLALTGLSPNVAFLIVMRVLHGTFTGVNTAASALAASQASAGRTGLALGSVQMAFFLGNMVGPLFGGLLADRFGYHVPFFVMSGVLLIDVLLAAFFVREKFTPAASGKLSLNPLSGMNTVLQTAGLLPLLGLLFASRFGGYSLAPIMAVFMQQMAPERAATMAGIALGLVALASALSALAIGRLVPSHRHFPVFLVASLAASALFFPQFWVQSAILSIALVGLFGLCQGTMLTCSSSLVSNTVSKGRQGAVFGVVQSATALSHGTAGLAAGTLSVTLGVRSVFVADGALFLAIAAGAWWLVRRNKQKVVIPERA from the coding sequence GTGACCACCCCTTCGGCACAAGCCAGAGACCAGGCCGAGACACGCAACCTCTATGCGCTGACGTTCGTGGTGTTCCTGTCGGCGGTGGCGTTCGGCTCCGTCGCGCCGCTGCTCCCGCTGTTCATCCAGACGCTGGGCGTCACCGCCCCGGACGAGGCCGCGTTCTGGGCGGGCATCGCCCACTTCGCCAGCTCCCTGGGCGCCTTCTTCAGCGGGCCGTTCTGGGGCAACCTGGCCGACCGGTATGGCCGACGCTCCATGCTGCTGCGCGCCACGGTCGGGGGCATCGTCGTCCTGGCCCTGACCGGCCTGTCGCCCAACGTGGCGTTCCTGATCGTCATGCGCGTCCTGCACGGCACGTTCACCGGGGTGAATACCGCCGCCTCGGCCCTGGCGGCGTCGCAGGCGTCCGCCGGACGCACCGGACTGGCGCTAGGTTCGGTGCAAATGGCCTTCTTCCTGGGGAACATGGTCGGGCCGCTGTTCGGCGGCCTGCTGGCGGACAGGTTCGGCTATCACGTTCCCTTCTTTGTGATGAGTGGTGTGCTTCTTATTGATGTCCTCCTCGCGGCGTTTTTTGTCCGCGAGAAGTTCACACCCGCCGCCTCCGGAAAACTGAGCTTGAATCCCTTGAGCGGCATGAACACCGTTTTGCAAACGGCGGGGCTCCTGCCCCTGCTCGGCCTGCTGTTCGCGAGCAGGTTCGGCGGGTACAGCCTGGCCCCCATCATGGCGGTGTTCATGCAGCAGATGGCGCCCGAAAGGGCCGCGACGATGGCTGGCATCGCGCTTGGACTGGTGGCCCTGGCGAGCGCGCTGTCCGCTCTGGCCATCGGGCGGCTCGTTCCGTCACACCGACACTTCCCCGTTTTCCTGGTCGCATCGCTCGCCGCGTCCGCCCTGTTTTTCCCGCAGTTCTGGGTGCAGTCGGCCATTCTATCCATAGCGCTGGTTGGACTGTTTGGCCTGTGTCAGGGCACGATGCTGACCTGCTCAAGCTCTCTCGTCAGCAACACCGTGTCCAAGGGACGCCAGGGCGCCGTGTTCGGGGTCGTCCAGAGCGCCACCGCCCTGTCGCACGGGACGGCTGGTCTCGCTGCGGGCACTCTGAGCGTGACATTAGGCGTGCGTTCCGTCTTCGTGGCGGACGGGGCCTTGTTCCTGGCGATAGCGGCAGGCGCGTGGTGGCTGGTCAGGCGCAACAAGCAGAAGGTGGTCATTCCAGAGCGGGCATAG
- a CDS encoding FAD-dependent oxidoreductase, which translates to MAGKADVVIIGGGVAGCSVAYYLAREGVTSLVIERDGVGSQASGVAAGMLAPLAEATAPGPAFDLAYRSLRLHPEQAQRLREETGVDVLYAERPVLRLAFTEEEERELLDKLAWQQRLEPARTSKACLDVSWVRDDDLPRVEPLLGPGVRGAILSARESQIDAYRLVVALAEAASRRGVTIRNGVVVGVRRDGDRMTGVVLATGEVVEGGTYLFAMGPWASHCGEWLGLPVPVEPLRGQLVKLAAGPEITPRHVLFHRGNYVMAKVDGSVLAGTTEERVGFECRVTEDGKASIAATIRRLAPVLEGAQVVEYRAGLRPISADGLPLLGIVSGWRNVYMAAGYGRKGILLSAATGQALAELIAHGRSSVPLEPFAPCRFLAVGKGGSKS; encoded by the coding sequence ATGGCGGGCAAAGCGGATGTCGTCATCATCGGCGGGGGCGTCGCGGGATGCTCCGTCGCCTACTACCTGGCCCGCGAAGGCGTCACGTCGCTCGTCATCGAGCGCGACGGCGTCGGCAGCCAGGCTTCTGGCGTGGCCGCGGGCATGCTGGCGCCGCTGGCGGAAGCGACTGCGCCAGGCCCCGCCTTCGACCTGGCGTACCGCAGCCTGCGCCTGCACCCGGAGCAGGCACAACGGCTCCGCGAGGAGACGGGCGTGGACGTTCTGTACGCGGAGCGGCCCGTCCTGCGGCTGGCCTTCACGGAAGAAGAGGAACGCGAGCTTCTGGACAAGCTGGCGTGGCAGCAGCGCCTGGAGCCGGCCCGCACGTCGAAGGCGTGCCTGGACGTGTCCTGGGTGCGCGACGATGACCTGCCGCGGGTGGAGCCGCTGCTGGGTCCCGGTGTGCGGGGAGCGATTCTCTCAGCCCGCGAGTCCCAGATAGACGCCTATCGCCTGGTGGTGGCGCTCGCGGAGGCCGCCAGCCGCCGGGGCGTCACCATCCGGAACGGCGTCGTCGTCGGTGTGCGCCGCGACGGCGACAGGATGACGGGCGTGGTCCTCGCCACGGGTGAGGTCGTGGAGGGTGGTACGTACCTGTTCGCGATGGGGCCGTGGGCGTCTCACTGTGGCGAATGGCTGGGGCTTCCCGTGCCCGTCGAGCCGCTGCGCGGGCAGCTTGTGAAGCTGGCGGCGGGCCCGGAGATAACCCCTCGGCACGTGCTGTTCCACAGAGGGAACTACGTCATGGCCAAGGTGGACGGCTCCGTGCTGGCTGGGACGACGGAGGAGCGGGTCGGCTTCGAATGTCGTGTGACGGAGGATGGCAAGGCGTCCATCGCTGCGACCATCCGCAGGCTGGCGCCCGTGCTGGAAGGCGCGCAGGTGGTGGAGTACCGCGCCGGACTGCGGCCCATCTCCGCCGATGGCCTGCCTCTCCTGGGCATCGTGTCGGGATGGCGCAACGTGTACATGGCGGCGGGCTATGGGCGCAAGGGCATCCTGCTGAGCGCCGCCACCGGCCAGGCCCTGGCTGAACTCATAGCGCATGGACGCTCGTCGGTGCCGCTGGAGCCGTTCGCGCCGTGCCGCTTTCTGGCGGTCGGCAAGGGAGGGTCAAAGTCATGA
- the thiS gene encoding sulfur carrier protein ThiS produces MIALTVNGKAVALDDPVAVQAFLTMRGISGQAVAVAVNGEVLPRSEYATRLLNDGDAIEIVRMVGGG; encoded by the coding sequence GTGATAGCGCTGACCGTCAACGGAAAGGCCGTGGCCCTGGACGATCCTGTCGCCGTGCAGGCCTTCCTGACGATGCGTGGCATCAGCGGGCAGGCGGTGGCCGTGGCCGTGAACGGCGAGGTGCTGCCCCGCTCCGAATACGCGACGCGGCTGCTGAACGACGGGGACGCCATCGAAATCGTGCGCATGGTCGGCGGAGGCTAG
- a CDS encoding MFS transporter: protein MSELDGVPGWQRNLYILAAAQFLSALGFSFVQPFFPLYIQELGVSNPGLSAFWAGVTTFAGGIGSFITGPIWGTLADRYGRRPMVIRSMLGGAITVGLMGLVPSVGFLVLLRGLQGIFTGTIAASSALAASQAPKRRVAFALGLIQMAFFLGITGGPLVGGVLADATGHRIPFLLTAVLITGGALVVVFFVRERFVPPPEGSRRPGPIENVRTVLRVQNILPLLGLLLLMRFGPAMITPIFSVFMQDMVAEGAASIAGVGFGLVGLMSAVAALTVARIGRWETMRLAIIVSCFAAAVFYFPQFWVHSPALAVVLFGLTGISQGVLLTTTNALMSVSVSREHQGAVFGVVQSVNALAFGLGPLLGGILGATLGFGSVFMADAALFLLVGVAAWLLLSRRATFAEETAHRPAQ, encoded by the coding sequence ATGAGCGAATTGGATGGAGTCCCCGGCTGGCAGAGGAACCTGTATATCTTGGCGGCGGCCCAGTTCCTCTCCGCGCTGGGGTTCAGTTTTGTCCAGCCCTTTTTCCCCCTTTATATCCAAGAGCTTGGCGTCTCCAACCCGGGGCTCAGCGCCTTCTGGGCGGGAGTCACTACGTTCGCGGGCGGCATCGGCTCCTTCATCACCGGCCCCATCTGGGGCACGCTGGCCGATCGCTACGGACGGCGCCCCATGGTCATACGGTCCATGCTCGGCGGAGCCATCACCGTTGGACTCATGGGTCTTGTTCCCAGCGTCGGCTTTCTTGTCCTCTTACGCGGCCTGCAGGGCATTTTTACCGGCACCATCGCCGCTTCGTCCGCGCTGGCGGCATCCCAGGCCCCCAAGCGGCGGGTAGCCTTCGCCCTGGGCCTCATCCAGATGGCGTTTTTCCTGGGCATAACCGGCGGGCCGCTGGTGGGCGGCGTGCTGGCGGACGCGACGGGACACCGGATACCCTTTCTGCTCACGGCTGTCCTCATCACGGGAGGCGCATTAGTCGTCGTTTTCTTCGTCCGTGAGCGGTTTGTCCCGCCGCCAGAGGGGAGCCGCCGGCCGGGGCCTATTGAGAACGTCCGCACGGTGCTCCGCGTCCAGAATATCCTTCCGCTGCTTGGGCTGCTGCTCCTCATGCGCTTTGGCCCCGCTATGATTACACCCATTTTCTCCGTGTTCATGCAGGACATGGTCGCGGAAGGGGCCGCCTCGATAGCGGGCGTGGGGTTCGGTCTTGTCGGGCTGATGAGCGCCGTGGCGGCGCTAACGGTCGCCCGGATTGGCCGGTGGGAGACGATGCGCCTGGCCATCATTGTGTCCTGCTTCGCGGCGGCCGTCTTCTACTTCCCCCAGTTCTGGGTCCACTCGCCAGCCCTGGCGGTGGTGCTCTTCGGCCTGACCGGCATCTCGCAGGGGGTGCTGCTCACGACCACAAACGCCTTGATGAGCGTGTCGGTCTCGAGGGAGCATCAGGGAGCGGTCTTCGGCGTTGTGCAGAGCGTGAACGCGCTGGCGTTCGGGTTGGGGCCGCTGTTGGGAGGAATTCTGGGGGCGACACTTGGTTTTGGGTCCGTCTTCATGGCTGACGCGGCTCTGTTCCTGCTGGTGGGGGTGGCCGCGTGGCTTCTTCTGAGCCGAAGGGCGACGTTCGCCGAGGAGACGGCCCATCGGCCCGCGCAGTAG
- a CDS encoding thiazole synthase has protein sequence MDDALVIAGKRIRSRLFVGTGKYRTVEEMQAALEASGAEIVTVAIRRLNLDKPNEKTLLDYINWDKYTLLPNTAGCRTAQEALFTARLARELTGSTWVKLEVIPDSKYLLPDPIATLEAALALVKEGFTVLPYIHADPVLARRLEEAGCATVMPLGSPIGSGQGILTAEEIKIILEHATVPVVVDAGLGAPSDAALAMEMGADAVLVNTAIAKAGDPAMMAEAFRLGVEAGRKAYLSGRIPRKAYAEASSPVEGVARPTRTS, from the coding sequence ATGGACGACGCCCTGGTCATAGCGGGGAAGCGCATCCGCTCGCGCCTGTTCGTCGGCACGGGCAAGTACCGCACCGTCGAGGAGATGCAGGCGGCGCTGGAGGCCTCCGGCGCGGAGATCGTGACGGTCGCCATCCGCCGTCTGAACCTGGACAAGCCGAACGAGAAGACGCTTCTCGACTACATCAACTGGGACAAATACACGCTTCTGCCGAACACGGCGGGATGCCGCACGGCCCAGGAGGCGCTGTTCACGGCGCGGCTTGCGCGCGAGCTGACCGGCTCCACGTGGGTGAAGCTGGAGGTCATCCCCGACTCGAAGTACCTGCTGCCCGACCCGATAGCGACGCTGGAGGCGGCGCTGGCGCTTGTCAAGGAAGGCTTCACCGTGCTGCCCTACATTCACGCCGACCCCGTCCTGGCGCGGCGACTGGAGGAAGCGGGCTGCGCCACGGTCATGCCGCTCGGCTCGCCCATCGGCTCCGGACAGGGCATCCTGACGGCGGAGGAGATCAAGATCATTCTGGAGCACGCGACGGTGCCGGTGGTGGTGGACGCGGGCCTCGGCGCGCCGTCCGACGCCGCGCTCGCCATGGAGATGGGCGCCGACGCCGTGCTGGTGAACACGGCGATCGCAAAGGCGGGCGACCCCGCCATGATGGCGGAGGCGTTCCGGCTCGGCGTGGAGGCGGGACGCAAGGCGTACCTCTCCGGGCGCATCCCGCGCAAGGCCTATGCGGAGGCCAGCAGCCCCGTGGAGGGCGTGGCGCGCCCAACGCGGACGTCATGA
- a CDS encoding CoA transferase yields MLTGLRIIEYGEGITAPACAKYLADLGAEVIKIEPPERGDSARRSEPFHHDHADTESSGLFLYLNTNKLGITLDPTTATGRAIFAELVKDADALIENYPPGHMKALGLGYSVLKKANPLLVMTSITPFGQTGPYRKFKGSDLIAFHMGGIGMDTPEEVEDAPNQPPLRGGGSQAHFLTAITAGIATMGMLFGRHQTGKGSYLDISEYEALADNTRHRAAQYLADGIVQHRSGGEAQKPGHFGAGGLQPCKDGYVQFHVAERRMWRAFARVIGKPEWADDERFAERHTRSAHWDLLEPALRAYTLAHTKEEIVTECQGARVPCAPVSQPRDLLSSHHLKERGFFIEVDHPRTGKVTYPGAPAALSEGGWSIRRPAPLLSQHNEDILVGRLGYARDDLLKLKAASVI; encoded by the coding sequence ATGCTGACTGGCCTGCGTATCATCGAGTACGGCGAGGGCATCACCGCCCCCGCCTGCGCCAAGTACCTTGCCGACCTTGGCGCTGAAGTAATTAAAATCGAACCCCCGGAACGCGGTGACAGCGCACGGCGGAGTGAGCCGTTCCACCACGACCACGCGGATACAGAGAGCAGCGGACTGTTCCTTTATCTGAACACAAACAAGCTGGGCATCACGCTCGATCCCACCACCGCCACAGGCCGCGCAATCTTCGCGGAGCTGGTCAAGGATGCTGACGCCCTCATCGAGAACTATCCGCCGGGCCACATGAAGGCCCTGGGACTTGGATACAGCGTCCTCAAGAAGGCCAACCCCTTGCTGGTCATGACATCCATCACGCCGTTCGGCCAAACGGGGCCATACCGCAAATTCAAGGGATCGGACCTCATCGCGTTTCACATGGGCGGCATAGGCATGGATACCCCAGAGGAAGTAGAGGACGCGCCGAATCAGCCCCCCTTGCGCGGAGGCGGTTCCCAGGCGCATTTTCTGACCGCCATTACCGCGGGCATCGCCACGATGGGCATGCTTTTCGGACGTCATCAGACCGGCAAAGGAAGCTACCTGGACATCTCCGAGTACGAGGCGTTGGCGGACAATACGCGCCATCGCGCGGCGCAGTACCTCGCTGACGGCATCGTGCAGCACCGGTCCGGCGGGGAAGCTCAAAAGCCCGGTCACTTCGGCGCGGGCGGGCTGCAGCCGTGCAAGGACGGCTACGTGCAGTTCCACGTTGCGGAACGGCGTATGTGGCGGGCCTTCGCCAGGGTCATTGGAAAACCAGAATGGGCGGACGACGAGCGCTTCGCCGAGAGGCATACACGGTCGGCCCATTGGGACCTCCTGGAACCGGCTCTGCGCGCGTATACTCTGGCCCATACAAAAGAGGAGATAGTCACGGAGTGTCAGGGCGCTCGCGTGCCGTGCGCGCCCGTCAGCCAGCCGCGCGACCTCCTGAGCTCACACCACCTCAAAGAGCGGGGCTTCTTCATTGAGGTGGACCATCCGCGGACAGGAAAGGTCACGTATCCCGGCGCTCCCGCGGCGCTGTCGGAGGGCGGCTGGTCCATCCGGCGACCGGCCCCCCTGCTCAGCCAGCACAACGAAGACATTCTCGTCGGCAGGCTCGGCTATGCCAGGGACGACCTTCTGAAGCTGAAGGCGGCGAGCGTTATCTAG
- the thiE gene encoding thiamine phosphate synthase — MTGEAKRARLAGLYVVLDPDIVGERDIVEVAREVVAGGAAVLQLRDKKNDKGRQLELSRALQRVATEGHALFFVNDHVDVALLAGADGVHLGQKDIPVAEARRILPRGILIGASTNNVAEAMRAKADGADYVSVGCLYPTQTKGDTCPATLDMLRAVKQAVGLPVCAIGGVNAGNIAEVARAGADMASVIRAVCAAPDVVTAARLLASRFRQGRAGVS, encoded by the coding sequence ATGACAGGGGAAGCGAAGCGCGCCCGGCTGGCCGGACTGTACGTCGTGCTGGACCCGGACATCGTGGGCGAGCGCGACATCGTCGAGGTGGCGCGAGAGGTGGTGGCGGGCGGCGCGGCGGTGCTGCAACTGCGCGACAAGAAGAACGACAAGGGCCGCCAGCTTGAGCTGAGCCGCGCGCTCCAGCGCGTCGCCACGGAAGGCCATGCGCTGTTCTTCGTAAACGACCATGTGGACGTGGCCCTGCTCGCGGGCGCGGACGGCGTGCACCTGGGGCAGAAGGACATCCCCGTCGCGGAGGCGCGGCGCATCCTGCCGCGGGGCATTCTTATCGGCGCATCCACCAACAACGTGGCGGAAGCGATGCGGGCGAAGGCGGACGGCGCGGACTACGTCTCCGTGGGGTGCCTGTACCCTACGCAAACCAAGGGGGACACGTGCCCCGCGACCTTGGACATGCTCCGGGCCGTGAAGCAGGCGGTGGGCCTGCCCGTCTGCGCCATCGGCGGCGTCAACGCGGGCAACATCGCCGAGGTGGCGCGTGCGGGCGCGGACATGGCGTCCGTCATTCGGGCGGTGTGCGCCGCTCCCGACGTGGTCACGGCGGCGCGCCTGCTCGCCTCGCGGTTCCGGCAGGGGCGCGCGGGCGTATCCTAG